TATTTGAACACTTTGTTATTACCACGTGTATTATACATGTGGAggaaatcataaaataaaagaaaaaaatgataaaagatatgttttattttgaaaacaacaacgttttgataaaaaaaatgttaggGTTCTTATATTGTAAATCATTTGAGAAGTTAGGCAAAGAGCTTGAGATCAGTTTCAAACAAATCAAATATCAgttcttcttcatctattCATCGTTTCAAGAAAGGTGCTCCTAAATACAAGTGTGACTgcaaacaaaaattaagactttatatataattaatagccCAAAAAGAGGTTCTATTGCAGACGATGTGAGTTTGATTTGATTTGTGGttttattacataaaaaaaactatGGTTTTTGCTAGGTTTCATTATTGGTTTTAATCTTCCAttaaagcttttattattGGTGGTGTAGgggaaacaaaataaataatggatAGATAGTGAATTCTTTATGAGAGTTGTTATGCTATTGAATGATATTCGTAAAGAGAATACAAAAGCAAAGGGCAACGCTAAAcataattatgagaaaataaagatttaaaggATGAGATGGAGATGATGAGCCATCTTGAACAAATTGGGAAAGAATTAGAGATTGTCTAAGACTGAAAACTAATATCTAAAGGTGGACATTGTAATTTTTCTTACCTTGATGGTTGTCAAGATATTACAGTCCCTTTggatgttttttattttagttcaactactaagaaaaaaaaagaaaagcaagctTTGGATTTTAGCTCAGCTGctaaaagaaatagagaagTACACATGACaactttagttttattattatttagttttatctttattttatttaattttaggttttaaaatataaaacgaTAGTGTTTTAGGTTTTTTTACTCTCTTTCTCCTTGTCATATAAACAAATTGTATTCTCTTTCCTTGTCATCTGAAGGCCATATATTTTTACCGGCGATTGATATTTACTCTTGTTACTTTTGTGAAGAAAAGAGTTTAAAATGAGTAACCCGAGTCATTTAAGGGTTTAGCAGCACATTTTCAGTTGGAGGGCTCAATAGCAAAAAGTGAGATAGTTCATGGGCTCAACTAGAAGTAGATCAGCCATATACATTATTAACtgctttttgttttattaatatatagttattATCAAGATTATAGTAATAATGCAATTATTGCCCTACCACCAAAGCTTTATAACCCGTAGATAATAGAAGtaattttttagataataCAATTGTATGAAAATCTTTATGTTTCTACCGACATAAGCTACTTATTTTGTCTTTACCTTCTGCTCCATCTTTAAACACTTGAACAATCAAGGAATAAAGCCACACTGACTGACTAAGAACCAGCTGgctaaggaaagaaaagatcataccaagaaggaaagaaatacCCAACACTGGaataactttcaaaatagaaaaaacaaataaatcgCCACTgaattgtaataaataaataaataaaaactacaaAATACAAAGTGTTCTTTTTACCCCCTCCTTTCTCTCAAAGAATACTGAATACTGAATACAGAGCAAATGTGGTTAATCCCCAGACAGCAACCTCAAACCCACTGCTGACCGGTAAATTAACCAAacaatgataaattttaaaaatgtgagCAGTCCAATAGAAAAATTGGGGGCACtggcaaataaaaaaaaaaaaagaaaagataaaagattaaaataatataacagCAGGGAAAATGGACATGATGATGAGATCTGTCTTGTTGCTCTCTCTAGAAGATGAAAGCCAACACTGCCCATCCCAATGCCAATCCTCCAACCATCTTTTGCAAACTCCTTATCGTTTCTGCTCCACTCTGCAATTTTCCAGAAAAAccatattaatatctaaatttccaactcattataataattatacatttGCCCATTTGACACTTGAAAACAAAGTTTATCTACGTGCATTTCTGCAGATGCACAGCGAATCAACTgattaatcatttaattactGGTGCGTGTATCTCAGTCGTAAATAAAAACAAACGTTTAGTTAATCAAACATAATTTCTGATCAAAATTAGGTCCTACAATATTCaccaattatttaatatgaaagtataaaatattcaaatagatttattttataacgTAAGTATctaaattacataaatttttttaaaaatttatatctaatttaaatatttagctCTACCTATACACTagatcaataaataattattacatatttattatataattttagcttattaataaaataatatacttttaaaaatgaaaatttttattttattttatctaatttcaaaaaatatttctaactataaactaaattaataaataattaacacataATTTAAGTAATTAGATTTGAGTTGATCATTTacaatatgaaatatatttatacaaatgctataattaatcttaaaagtcAGTGTTAGAGGTAaggtatatattataaaaaaggtaatatataatgtatatatacataaacaGTCTTTATAGTTAGTAGCACCGACATTTAGCATTACTAAGGCGTAACTCGAAACACAGTAATGGGCTCATTTTAGGAAATGTAGTCAGGTTTTTATCAATAATGCGCCTAGTAGAGGGCACCATTTaccataaatatattttatatacagATCTACCCATTATAGTCAAAGATCTAGAAACAAGAAATGTTAAACTTACATCATCAGCAACAGATGGACCAGGGGAGCTAGCATCAAGGCTAGGTCCAGGAGCTTCCATAGGAGGAGCAGGTGGACTAGACACATCAGGACCGGGAGCAGGAGAGGTGGCGTGGGAGTGCTTCTTTGGCTTCTTCTTGCTAGGAGTAGGTGCAGGAACGTCAGCAGCGGTTGGAGCAGCAACTGGAACAGGTGCAGGAGGAGCGGTTTCAGGAGCCGATGTAGCTGGTGGTGGAGTAGCAGCAACTGGTGCAGGTGATGGTGGAGATTTTGCAGGTGATTTAGCGGGTGTGGCTGCTGGTGGTGTGCTAACTGGAGTAACAGCCGCTGCTGGTGGTGAGCTAACTGGAGTAACAGCCGCTGCTGGTGGGGTAGCCACTGGAGCTGGAACAGCCTGTTTTGATGGTGCAGTTGCTGGTGGTGAAGATACAGGAGCTGCTACTGGAGTTGTAGGTTTTGCCGGTGGTGAAGATACAGGAGCAGCTACTGGAGCTTCAGGTTTTGCTGGTGCTTTGGCGGGAGCCGTTACAGGTTTTGCCGGAGTTGTTGTTGGTGCTGCGGACGGAGATTGGCCACCGACACCAGCCACAATGAGGCATATTAAAGCTATCTTAAGCACACATTTGCGATCCATTTTCAGATGCAGAGACcccagagagagagagagaaaaagaaagtccGAGAGTGTGTATTTGTGTTGAGTTATAGCAGAAATAGTTACAAGAgtgtgcatatatatatagcccCGTTTTACTATAAAAGTTTAGGAAGTAACGGGCAGGTTTCGATAGATCTGGATCGTTTAACAAAATAGGGGACCCACTTAAAAGCCGTTTGATTAACGTATAAACTCCTGCACCCCACATAAATTGGggtcatttatatatatatatattaagcaAGAAGGAGACACAGTAATGTGGCGCTTGACACAGTCTGGATTGGGGTCCACTCTTGGTACATCAACGCATGTGATCATGGAGTAATTGATTTATATGCTAATAATACGCGTTACACGTCACTAATCTACTTTggcttaattcttttttttttccttttctaaaagacttttttttcttacggATTATTCctgtttccttttctttttcaagacTAACCATTGAACTCCATAAAAAATTTGCTATGTATTATACGTATATTTAACCGATAAACAATCTATGGTAGTATTATTTAGTGATGGttcttttcatatataaaatagtgTTAAAATCAgctttaaatatctataataactgaattttttgtttatagaAATTTCAACATTtagcataataaattaatttattttatggtaAAAACGacttattttcaataattttgaaaaaaatttaaatatgatacTATTAAGTTCTCatgattgaaaatatttatgatttaacaaattgtaataagtattttttttttcattttagtaCTGTATGAATAGAATTGTtagcaaatattaaattgtattattaaatgattatGATGTAGTATGTAATACTATTTCTTTAACTGAAACatctatattttataatggtattatataatttagttgTTACTTGttaacatttatatttatggaataataaagtgataaaaaataaactataatttttaaaataaaaaaatattaaattatataataattcattaaatttttctaaattttaattacatcacatatttattgattatattttagtcaatttttttgtttataatattatagtaaattaacttcatataaaaaatattttagaagaaGCTGCTATGAAATGAAACAGTAAAATGGTAGCAAACCCATATGCCACACAAAATAAACTTTGTCGTTGGCTGACATGTCATTATCAGTATCAAAAAACATTACTAttagcataaaaaaaaaaaaaaaaaaggaaaaaggattCATTATGCTTAGGTTGGGTCTAGTGTGTTTATAGCCTTGGTACAGCTGTATGTGATGATTTAGGTAGGGACCGCTGCTAGTTTGATAACCCAATCACCGGCGGCCATGTGGGTTCAATTGGCCAATAATTGCAAGGGAAGAATGGGTAGCTTTAGTTGGATTCTCGGCCCACCGCGAGAACGTGGGCCCTGCTTTAAAGCTGTCTGTGCTTTGCGTTCCAACTTTCTTTCCTTGGCAgtttttacatttttctttttatgctcTTAATTGAGAATCTGGCAAGCCAAAGCAAAGCAAATTGGTCTTTAAAATAACTGTGTAAAAAAGgagttttagaaaatataaaaaagagaaattctttCACACTGTTTACAAGTATCTAAATGTGCAATAGAAATGTAAAATCctcttgttttttcttttcttttttaattaataaaaaatgaatttgactGTGGTGGCACGAGTGCTGTATTAATCAAATTACATTTGAACCCATGATTAGAGTAATTATATAATCTCATTTTttaaaggagaaaaataaaaagaggaaaaaacgAAGGAAGGAAGGTTGGTGTCCATATAGAAATACAAGAGCATGTGAAATGATTGGTCAAAGATAACAGTGGTCTGTTGGTTGGTTTGGTCTGCCCATCTTCCGGTGCTAAATACTAAATAGTAGAAACCCTGTGGGGGTGGGCCAATTGTTCTTTGGATTACATTA
The sequence above is drawn from the Ricinus communis isolate WT05 ecotype wild-type chromosome 7, ASM1957865v1, whole genome shotgun sequence genome and encodes:
- the LOC8285628 gene encoding lysine-rich arabinogalactan protein 18 produces the protein MDRKCVLKIALICLIVAGVGGQSPSAAPTTTPAKPVTAPAKAPAKPEAPVAAPVSSPPAKPTTPVAAPVSSPPATAPSKQAVPAPVATPPAAAVTPVSSPPAAAVTPVSTPPAATPAKSPAKSPPSPAPVAATPPPATSAPETAPPAPVPVAAPTAADVPAPTPSKKKPKKHSHATSPAPGPDVSSPPAPPMEAPGPSLDASSPGPSVADDSGAETIRSLQKMVGGLALGWAVLAFIF